TAAGTAAACCATTACTTGTTGATAGTTATAAAGAGAATAAATCGAATGGAGCTTTTATTCTAATTGATCCAAAAACCAATAATACATCCGGAGTAGGTTTTATAAACTAAAAAAATCATGGCAATTATTATTACAGACGAGTGCATCAATTGTGGGGCATGTGAACCTGAATGCCCAAATACAGCGATTTACGAAGGAGCCGAAGACTGGAAATATAGTCAAGGAACGTCCTTAGAAGGAGATATTGAGCTTTTAAATGGAGTGAAGCTAAATGCGGATGATGAACAAGAGCCAATTTCTGATGAATATTATTTCATAGTACCAGATAAATGTACAGAGTGTAAAGGATTTCATGAAGAACCACAGTGCGCAGCGGTTTGTCCTGTTGATTGCTGTGTTCCAGATGAAGATCATGTTGAAACCGAAGAAGAATTATTAAAAAAGCAACAGTTTTTGCATAAGTAAACCATAAAATCATGCAAAGTTTTAGAAGCGAAATAGAGAATCCACTTGTAGAAAAAGATATTCTAGAATTGGAAAGAAAAATC
This genomic window from Tenacibaculum sp. 190524A05c contains:
- a CDS encoding 4Fe-4S dicluster domain-containing protein — translated: MAIIITDECINCGACEPECPNTAIYEGAEDWKYSQGTSLEGDIELLNGVKLNADDEQEPISDEYYFIVPDKCTECKGFHEEPQCAAVCPVDCCVPDEDHVETEEELLKKQQFLHK